In the Salvia miltiorrhiza cultivar Shanhuang (shh) chromosome 8, IMPLAD_Smil_shh, whole genome shotgun sequence genome, TGTTTAGAATAAGAGAAATAAATATACGAGAAGAGAGATTCCTAGGTGAGAAGTGCGCTGCTAGAAGGGCAAATCCAGTGCATATACCTGTGATAGGATCACGATCTGTTCTCCTTTGAACTTTGGCATGGAGTACCGGGCCTTCGTCAACAATTTCAACTAGCAAAATAAAAGCAACAAATCAGAAAGCTAACTTGAGATAATATTAGTGAGGTCTCAACTACCAAGGAACAATATCAAAAGAAAATTACCCCAATGCTATCTTCACATTCTTCCCTGCCAGAACAAAATATATTAGGTAATCAATAAATGAGATTAGCAGCGTAACACCTAATAACAAGTGAATGAAATAATTGCAACTCCAGTAATCGTACGTTATCAGGGGTTCTGAAAGAGGAGTAAACACCAAACCAGCAACTATTAAATATGAAGGTTGATCTCCCTCAATATGATATGGTACCTTCATGTAGATAATAATAGAAAGAGTTATATTGAATGCATTTCGAGTCATTTTACAAGAACTGAAAAATCCAACCCATCGGATAGACATCAATTACCAAGTGCACTCGAGTATCCAAGGTCACTTGAACTTGCATGGATTGCCCTCCCCTAATAATGCCAAGTTCTGCTACATCACCGGTAAACCTGAAATTGAGCATTAGTATATCAGGGGCAGCTTAATAGAAAATAGAAAGTACTGATAGATCCTTCATTAGATTAGAGGAATGAGTAACAAAATTATAACTAGTGAGAGATTGTTAGTTCAGATAAAATGAAGCGTGAGCTTCTCCAGATGACCACTACAAAAATGAATAGTGAAGTTGGAACAGCAGTAAGAAGTTCATAAAAAGCAGTTGTAAATTCAGACTATATAACTTGGAATCACAGTTCTAACACCGACTATAAACCCAAAAAGAGATATTGGATGAATGATTAAGGAGGCTTgcaacccccctccccccacccaaaaaaataatgaaaatgtaTGCAGTAAGAATtaatagaaattaaaataaagtaaattgTACTTTTGACTGATAAGATAGCGAAATGCAATGCGCTCAGATGGTCGAAACGGTACAGTTCCTTCACATCCAACACGAACATTGTTGAAGCTTACAATGACATCCCCCTAGAAGACAACACAAAAACAAATTGTTAATTGATGTGCAAAGAAAGTAAATTTTCTCGCTGTTCACTACTGTCTATTGGGAAATAAGCAGAAAACATATTTGTGGAAAATGAATCTTTAAGACTCTCAACTTTTAGGTAGTGGGCATGCAgttgtttatttaataattttaagctCTAGGCAGAGTGCAAAATCGTTTAGGTCAGGCAAAAAACTGCAACAAAATGAATTAGATGAAAAGTCCAAAAATGCATGCACTTCACATGCATCACATGGAAAATTGTAAGACAAGGAGCAAACAATCCAGCCATCATCCAAGAAATATAAGCATTTGCCCAGCTTTTCTCCCCAGATAGAAATTCAAGCATTCCATCCCTTAATGGCACCAAAAAGCTTAGCTTCTTAACATAGTGTTTCAAGGGAATATTTGCtgatttgaatttaaaaaaaaaaaaaaaaaacaatttttatcattttacaGAGAAGCAAGTTCAGTTAAGAGTGACCATGAGTTGTCTATTTTGCAGTATAAGCAACAAAATTGAGAATAATTCAAACTTAAAGAAAGAGCAAAAAATGCTAAGAAATAATAAAGCtaccattttataaaaaataaaaaaaacaacaaaactcATGTCAAAGAACAGAATGTGAAGAGGATACCAAATAACTGAGTAAGAGCCAAAAAAAAGGATCAAGAGAAAGATCAACAAGCTAGGAGCTAGATATACCTCCTTTAACACTTGACTGGCATGGGAAGTTGGTTCGACTTTTCGTATAAGCACGCCCTGAAGTGACATGTTAAAGAAGTATCAAGGGGATTATACTAAACAAACATAGCATGAGACAGAACCAATCTAGATATTCGTAACTGATTGCCAAATAACGATCTAATTAAGTTTCACTTTCACTGAACAATTACCAAATAACTCAAATCTAGTATATAGGCAACTTGTCTCTACCAGAGCCCATGGTAATAAATAACAACTACAAATTGATAAAAGAGAGGAATATACAAACAACCCATAGCAAAGGACAAAGAGGATACAGAGCCAAATAAAAAAGATTTGTTAAAAGTGCCTTCAGGAAAATCAAGGAGAGTTTCTCATCAGGAAGAACAAACAAATTGCTGCTTAGATTAGAGTTAAGAGAGTGAATATTTGTGAACAATGGGCACAACTACTAGCTTCACTGTAATATACATCCAAAAACATCAGTATAGTATGCGAAAGAAAGTCCCGACCATAAGGCTGCTCCTGGTATTAATTAAGTAGAGTCAAACTACTCTCACTACCAGAGATACCAATCTACCATCATTTTCTTAACCCATTATGCATCTCACATGTGAAAGATATAGAAGAAATACATAATTCTCGGTATAATAGCATGAAATGAAGTAAAGCAACAACATTCCACAATTTTTTTCCAGTTCATAAAAAGAGAAACGCAATAGAAAGTAATATGCAAATTAGAAAGAACAAAAAGAGGTTCTAGACTAGCTATTCCAAGAGAAACACCTCATTAGATGGCACATTTAAGCATGCTCGTAAAGCTGGATTCTCCAATTTTTGCAATAACACGCCAAGACAAGGGAAACCTGAGAAAATATGCCAAAATTCCAACAGTGAAGAACAATTATAACTTCATGAGTTGCCAAAATGGTCATTATAGTCCAAAAAGACAAGCATATAAAGTGATGGCAGATAATAAATAATTCAATGATTCATGCAAAACACAGATGAGTTTGCAATAAAATGCATCCTTTAGTTGTATAGTGTCTTGGCATTACTTTGCTGCGCCAGATCCTTGTGGAATTATATTAGTTAACAAAATAATACCTGGGGGTGAGAAGAATTAAAGACTAGGTATtcaccaaaataataataataataataataataataatactccctagAGCTTACCAGTGTATTTCCCATTCCTCTCATAGTCTTCAAGAAAATGAGAGACAACAGTCGTTGGAATGACATAGCCGATATTCTCAACCTCATCAGATCTGTATACCTAAAGGGGAGATCTTCTGAGTAtatattaatgaaaagaactgaCACTGATCAAGGTCTGTATATAAAGGAAAGATCCCCAGTATGTTTATTGAATCTTTTTTCCTGATTACTGCTAAGAAGCCATTGGGTGTCTAAAACCAGGACCATGGAATTCTTTAAGTTAATGATGCCAGACGTCCTGTGGGCAAACTAATTTTACATTGTGCAGTAAACAACAATCCTATTAGGCAAACTGCATAAGTTAGAAGAGCAGAAGGCTACCAAAACATTTTGTGATAACACACCTGAAAGGCCACCCCAATGCATTCTCCTAGGTCATTGAATGCAGGACCACCACTGTTACCTAAAAAACACTTCTTAGCATAAGCAAAGGAACAAAAGATAGGGACACAACATAAGTATGGGAGTAAATGTCTGTGTAAAAGAAAATTGATAGACACGATATCTGGCAAAAAAGTAAATAGTTCCACCAAAAAGGGAATCACCCAAAGTCACACATCAACTAACCAGGATTTATTGCAGCATCAATTTGAATACCTAGCAAGTCAGAAGATCCATGAGCGTACGAGGTTACCTGAAAGTACATGACAAGCAGGTAGTGATCGTAATTGCATGTGCATCAGATATATACGAGAATCACAACTACTGATTTTGATATGACTTATTATTCTCTTTGTCCCTTCCCAATGTTCCCATTAAGATTGTAGAGTCGGAAAATGCTTCTGCGCAGTTACTTGACCAAGTGGATTTAATACATAGATtctaaataaaatcaaaaaacTCTTGTAAACAGATGTGACAAGTAGGAGTTGCTTTAAACTAGTGATATCATATTATGGCCCAGGAACAGGAGTGAGATAGTTAGAGCGTCAAGTAATAATAATTTTGCTGGAAAATCTTGAACTTACCTTCAAAACATTGGCCAACGCCTTAAAATATATAGTCAATTGCTTTCATGAGAACTAGTTTCTAATATAGAGTGTCATACATAGTGAACTAACCTCAATTCTTGACACCACACCCTTGGATACCGATATTGTTTCTCCTCCAAGAGGATAGCCCACAACAGTCACCGAATCCTGCAAATTGTCTTATGATGGTGAGATCAATTTAGATAAAAAATAGGCCATTTAGTGAATACGCATGTAGCAATCTACAACACTCTGTGAATATAAGCATACTCAACAAACTACGCAGTAAGTTAGGTTATGATATAAGCTTTCGACAGACACAAAATAAACATAGAAAGTATAGtttcaacaaaattaaaatgaacACAAAGAAGGTAGAGAAataaaaattctcaaatatgAATGAAGGAAACAACTTTTTATATCAGAACCAAGGATACCAAGTCACCCACAGCAGACCAACTGTTTTCACTTCACAAAGTAGCTCCTGCCTCAATAAGAACTATCTAAAATCACAACAGAAAACACTAATTACTATTCTCCTTTTTCACCCTTCACGAAGACGCCATGTGTTCTTTGAAAGTGGAAAGTACTCAGAGATGCATCGGACGAAATATAGAGAAAATATAGAAACGTCAATGTATTAGATACAACGAGATAGTAACCAGCACATTGCAATAAGTTCATCAGTGCAATGCCACTTTGTAGCCTTGGTGAATGAATTTCTTTTATTCTCGTGAAACAAGAATGATGGAATATTCCAATCAGAAAACATGtggaaataataatttttttgtgagaTGATTTTATGCTGGTAGCTTCCATGAGTAAACAGGTGGAATCAGAAAAGTAAAAGAGCACTATGTAAGAGAATTGATATTCAATCGAACCGATCCCCTGCATATGTAAGAAAAGAGCAAGAGAACATTTAGGTTACCTTGCTGGAAAGAGGAGAAAACAAACCTGTAAATTGGGTAAGCGTCCGAAATGCAGTGGCTCAGTGCCTTCCCAGAACTCCTTGCTTTCAACAAAAAGAAGAGCTAAATCGCACTCTACACCTCTCGCTAGAACCTGAAATTAGTACTGAGCACAGTGTCAGTGACATAGTTAAAGATCCAACATGAATTTCTCCATTCCCTCACCCAGACCTGAAAAACTGAATAAATTATGCAAGAAACATAAAAAAGAATGGCATCGATATATGAAAAATAAAGGATTTTAAACAATTCTTGAAACACATCAGCAGTTATTAGTAAATCTATTGCTGTTGGGAAGAGATCAAGCCACCCCAACAAAGGCATCTTAAAACCAAATTCCATGGTTTAGAAATCTGTAAAAATCAGCTTTACCACTGAACTGCtgaagaggaagagagaagaTCATTGGCCACTGAAGAAATTCAGGATGCAAAAGGTggaagagagaagaaagaaCTTGAATAGTTGAATGCAGTCACTGGCCAAAACAGTTATAGGTATAAATTCTCGAAGATATAGAGAGGATCATTCTTCTAGTGCTCGAGAAACAGAAACCGTGTACAACAAAGTTCTTCATTGCCATCTTTTTTTCCCTCCTTGtcatttttccttttcctcTTTGATACTTATCTTTTCTTAATGAGCTATAGTACCTGCTATTGGCCCTAGCTGGTTCTGTTATCCCACTTATAAAAGCTTACAGTCAGAAGAGAGGGCACAAAACACCAACATTATAAACTATTGCTGAGATGGGATATTTATGGCATCAATCGATAGTGCCAAATATCAGATAGCATATGAAGTCAAAGTGATTCATTGCTTAGGCATTTACTGCTTGGTGGGTTTATAATGTATACCCTTTTCTGACAACCGACAATTCAGACGTATTACAGAGAAAATTACAACTTAAAAGAGTAAAACAACAATATAATTGAGTTGGGTAATTCAATTACAAAGAAGGCTACCTTGGCAATATACTTCGTATCGTCCCCTCTTCTTTTTACTTTCACCTGCATTAagatttaacataaaaaatttaaacagCATTCAATCCTTGATTTCCCATCATCAAGCTTAAAACAATTAATTGGAGACTAAAGAATTTTCAAATACTAATGGAAATATGTTAGCTAGCAGTAACTAAATATCAGTAATAACGAATTTGAAATAAACCTTTTATAAGCTAAAAGTTTTAAAGCATAAAAGCTCGTGTCTAAACACATGCAACCATTTTGAAATTGACCAAGTCCATACATAAAGGTAGTTCACCTTAAAAAGACCCTAAGCGTTGTGTTTCAACATTTACTAGAGTCTAGAGCACATAACAAAGATGGCCGATATACATCCACTTAGTACAACAAGCATGTTATATTACGCAACTTGTAAGTAAACAATAAACTGGAAAGCTTTAAATATTCAGAGATTGCCTGTGTATTATACTCGACACAGTGGGCATTTGTCAACAGCTTCCCATCCCCAATCATGAAAGCACTGCATAGGAAAACATAATATTCAATAGgtgaaaatattttcttctttttctttactgTTCTTTCAATCTTATTTTAtcttcccttttcttttccgGGAGGGTGTATAATTTGGAAAGCAATTACGTAAAGAATATCACCCagaaatacttttatctaaatCAAGTCAAAATAACATATTCTTGAAATTTTGACATAAACATGTTAATTCAGACATGCCTTCCAGTACTCGTATACTGTTTTTGTTTCTGCCAAGGAAGGGAATAGTCTGGTTCAGTGTGAGTGCAGTAAACCTAATGAAGGGAAAGAAACAAAGAATTAGCAAAAAAGATCAAAAACCTATGTTAAGTTTAGATCAAGTACATCTGAAAATACTAAAAAGTATCAGCAAAAGTCTATCATGAGGCCATTTGAGACTTCGGTAAAATTAGTACGAAGGAAGAAATAGAAACTAACATTGACAAACAAATGGACAATCAATCATTTCCAAATGAGAAAATGGGTTCTATAATGTATGTTGTAGGAgattagaaagaaagaaaaaagtgaGCACCAATCATTTCTACGAGTAAAGAATTTGCTATCACAAAGAATGGTATTAGCAACATAGACATTGCAgatattgttttcttgatgagGGTATTCACCATTTATGTGATGCTTGAAAAAGCTTATTGTTGTTAATTAGTTGGTGAGAATTCTCTGCATCTACTTTTTTGGGACTTCGGAAATTCCTTACTTGTAGAAATGATTGGTGCTcactttttcctttctttctaaTCTCCTGCAACATACATTATAGAACCCCTTTTCTCATTTGGAAATGATTGATTGTCCATTTGTTTATCATTGTTAATCTTGTTGATTAGAGGAAAAATTATcatattcattttaatttagTAACTGGTCATTGCTCACAAGTCTCTCTGTTAGACTTTACaagattatattaaaaaatagtatCATATCCTGTTAGCAAAATCAAGTGCTGTTATATCTCAATCAACTTGGTTCTATTCCAATGTCAAAATCTGGACGCAAGATAGTATATGGTAGTTCAAAGAATTGAACAAAGTTCAtctcctcatccaaagcatcattAGACAATGTATCAGCGATAATAATCACACCAAAACAAAAGCAACCTCACAAAAAGGGTGTAatcaaaggatcaccagaaaaATGTGAAGCGTAGAAGTCTGGAAAAAAAAGGAGAACAATTTATTTTGATCTTTTGAACTTTATTATATATGTGAAATGAAGGCGAAAAGATATTCCAATTCAAGCTAaccataatattataaaaatccAGTTATTCACCTTTACAACAGCATTAAGGAAAGAAGCGTCCTGAATATCACTTGTCTCCACCTGTGAAATATATTAGGATTAGGGAACAAAATCAGTGGAAATCAGCTAGAATAGCACAGAAATTGCTCGTAGTAACCcaggaaaaataaataactatACTTTATAAGAAAATGTTGAGCATGTAGATCTGTTGAATGTAAAGGTTGTGGCCAAATATGGAAGACAGATAACAATTACGCTATAGCCATCAATCGAAAAAAATAGCTAGTAGGAAAATGCAAACATGATATAGTTATGCTATGGGGAGACAAGATAGCCAAGATTTTGTTCAAAGTTCAAACTAAGTCTTTTATATCATCTCAAGACCATCAATGGACAATATTCATGTGTTATACCATTCGAGGATTGGTGACATGTTCATTTTTAAGATATGACATAGTTATTTATGATAATGACGTAATTTAAGATCATGAAGAGAGGTTCTCCATTCATTGAATATTCTGACAAAAGATTATCATCCCTAGGGGATTAAATCCTATGTAATAGTCAATTTTAAGTATTCTAGTATTTATAATAGCATTATTCATTAAGTTCCCACCTCTTATGTACTTATCAGTTATCATTCATGTAAAAAACATTAGGACATGGACCAGACTTATTCGCCATAATAGATTTTACAGCCAATGGCCCAGGTACCATTCATCTCGAAAAATCCACCCCAGTCGAGAAATTTGAGCACTGTGAATCTGTGATGACTTTAATCAAGCAGACTTTATCGAGGATGCTCAATGTACCTTTTGCTCCTCCGAGTCAACCAGAATTCCCTGGTTGCCTTTCTTCTGTACAGCAACTCCTTTGGACGCTGTTGATTGGGATCGTTCATTTTTGCTACCATCAGCATTTGAAAAGGACTTCTCGTCTCTTGATCTCCTTGATAACTTCTGCGTGATATATTCGTTCTGCATTGAACATTAATATACATATGAGTTAATCAGGCATAAACCAATACTCCCATTGAATATAATGTATCAATCATAGACTTCTTGCTCCCAAAGTAAAAACTATACAACATATTCAACAATATTACGTAAAACAACTATGAATAGCCTCCATCGCATAGTGTATCCGATACCAACACATGAAGGTGTCAAGAGGCTTATAActtcttataaaaaaatttaaaaaaaaaaaaaaaaaaaaaaaaaaaccaacaaaaagataaataaagcCGAACCTatgacttatttgattatactGTTACTGACGGCTAGATTGAAAGAAAAATCAATAGCAAAAAAGAATATTTTTCAGTTGAGAAGAGCAACACATCAAACTTAATACAGCAGCGTCGAAGAAATTAAGGTTTGGCATAACGTATACCTCAATGGGGTAATTGCCGGGTGATTTCTTAGGTTTTCCTTTAACAGGAGCTCGATTCTGATTGTCAGAGGATTTATTGTGAGCACTACATAAATAGTTAGGTCTACGCCAAGTGGAGAGGAGGCGGTGGGTGGTGGAGAGGCCGGTGAATGCGGCGGCGAAGAAACAACAGTTAGCGGCGGCGACTGCCATTTAAAAAGTCCGGCAACGCAGGGGGCGCCAAGATGGTCTGCTCTTTCCTTATCCTTCCTTTAACGCATACAAAAAATATCCAATTTTTTtgcctaaaaaaataaataaatccaattttaacataaaaagaaaaagaaaaaataagtatACTATAAGCATAGCTAATTATATATAGGGTGAATTACAAAATAAGAAACGAACTTTgacttatttttaatttcaacatTACTTTTAAATTGttgcaaataaatatatatattttaaaaaatttgttaATTGAGGCTTCAacttaaattttaaatagtcAAAAAGATGACATGAGTCACATGACATCTCGTTTctgcatttttctttttctccctTTAACTTCTGGGATGTAATTTTCAATTGTGAGCCCTACATAAATAAGTTAAGACATTATCATTTTACTTAGAACTAATAGTACGTGTTGGacattatcattttatttagaaCTAATAGTACGTGTTGCATGTGGTACTTCAATTATTAACTTTTCGAATACATTTCCATCCAACTCGCAATTGGGTACATTatcattttcttttgaaatattAGTACGTGTTCGATAGGGTACTTCAATCATTaactttttgaaaatatttcttTCTAACTATTATGAATTAGAGTGTAATTTGTCGAAATGTGATGAGTGTAACTTTACGGTGTTATTTGTAATTGTtttatactatttttataaTCATAGTATATAAAATAGTAGTTATTATGTAAATTGCTTCTTTAATTAActtaatttgatcaaattaattTGGTGGTGTATTTTGAAgtatattaatctcaatcactttcgttaattaaatattaattttttattaggaTATAGAAATGCATTGTCATATCAGTTTTCttttgatgaattttttttgaagtCAATGTGAAATTGTAGATGTTACAAAACTAAGAAGAGGAAAATGTGTAATTTTGACATAAGATATGATGAAGGATCGATGTGCCGCGTTTGTTGTTAATCATATCATCTAGAGTTTGTAAGAGTAAAAGTGGTTGTTGAGTATAATCTCGTCTAGAGTTTTGAATGGCCGTAATTGACTTCTGGGCATCATCTTATTTGGAGCATGAAGGACAAAACTCAATTCTAAGCATCATATGGAGATTGAATTACCAAAGTTGGCTTGTTAGTATCATATTGTTTGTAGTTTGAAATACCATAACTGGGTTTTGAGCATAATCTCGTTTGAAGCTTGATAGACTTATGAGCATTATCTCGTCTGAAACATGAAAGACCATAACATTGTTATGAATATCATCACTTATAGAGCTTGAGATAACATCGTCAAATGTTAAATTATATTAGATCATAATTTGAATTGTTAGCTCTCTACATCCATGATACTAATTAATAGGGGAATCCTTTAACTTTTATACTTGTTTTGCAGCTGCAAGTCAGCCTGACCAGTCAGTCACGTTAGATTAATCACACGGGTTACGTGGTCATGACCGTAATTGGTAATTTACATGGATTGTCACCGTACGTTATTTCTTGGTAGCACCCATTATTTCACCAACTTCCAGACTTCGAATTTGAAGTTTACTTGTTGATCTTTTCCTTACTTTTACATTTATCTTTTATAATGTGTGGGATGTTTTATAAGGGTGTGAGCTTTCaactatgaacttgaaattttacaatGAATAGTGAGTTCTATATCGGACAACTGTTGTAAATGAGAGATGGATCACACGGGTTAGAATAATAAAGAACTTAACAATACTGGAAAGCCTCTCACACTTTTCTTGAACTTCCATCGTATTTAAAGATAAATTACATTGCAtaagtaataaataaattaaaaaatcgcACGAAGGAGGACTCGAGCCCAGGACCTCAGGTTTTTGACATTAAACCTCTATCGCTaagccaacacacgcacacattgtATTTAAAGATAGGAATTGAATAGAGTCATTGGAGAGAGTTTCTTTCATTTTCGATCTTTTATCCGTTAAAAACCCCTTCCATTTGAAACAAGAAATGACTGTGATAGTTGAATCTgatcatttatattttgtagatttaaaaatataaatattactccctccatcccacgaatcttgacacgtttggtttcgacacgggaattaaggagttgtagattagtgctttaagtgtgtaggtaataaaatataaaagtgataaagtaggagagagaatgttataaagtgataaagtaggagagataatgtaattaagaccccttatttttggactaattattaccttatttggaaatgtgtcaagattcgtgggacggcccaaaaatgaatatgtgtcaagattcgtgggatgaagggagtatatctttgtatttttattttttattttaaaaaatgtgatTAATAAGGATGATATTTGGACATACATAATTACGAAGGACTGGGCCCAAATACCTAAAGCTTATGGGTAGAGCTGGCAAAATCGGCCCGGCCCACGCGTGTTTAGGGTTGGGCTGGGCTGTACAAAATGTAGGCCCAAAAAAACTCGGGCCTAAAAAACCCGCCCAATCAGCCCGCCGGACTGATCGAGCCAGGGGCTAAACTCGGGCTTAAACTGCTACTGGCGTGCCCTGCATCTACCCTACCCCTACAAGCTTGCTGCCTGCGTCTGCTAGCCTCTTA is a window encoding:
- the LOC131000505 gene encoding protease Do-like 2, chloroplastic gives rise to the protein MAVAAANCCFFAAAFTGLSTTHRLLSTWRRPNYLCSAHNKSSDNQNRAPVKGKPKKSPGNYPIENEYITQKLSRRSRDEKSFSNADGSKNERSQSTASKGVAVQKKGNQGILVDSEEQKVETSDIQDASFLNAVVKVYCTHTEPDYSLPWQKQKQYTSTGSAFMIGDGKLLTNAHCVEYNTQVKVKRRGDDTKYIAKVLARGVECDLALLFVESKEFWEGTEPLHFGRLPNLQDSVTVVGYPLGGETISVSKGVVSRIEVTSYAHGSSDLLGIQIDAAINPGNSGGPAFNDLGECIGVAFQVYRSDEVENIGYVIPTTVVSHFLEDYERNGKYTGFPCLGVLLQKLENPALRACLNVPSNEGVLIRKVEPTSHASQVLKEGDVIVSFNNVRVGCEGTVPFRPSERIAFRYLISQKFTGDVAELGIIRGGQSMQVQVTLDTRVHLVPYHIEGDQPSYLIVAGLVFTPLSEPLITEECEDSIGLKLLTKARYSMPKFKGEQIVILSQVLANDENIGYEDMSNEQVLKLNGTWIRNIHHLTHLVDSCKDKYLVFEFEDNFLVVLERESVLAASKSILKGYGIPSERSDDLLAPYVNSVGQNDECEVGDSPVSNSEVGNDGLHWA